In the genome of Dermacentor silvarum isolate Dsil-2018 chromosome 1, BIME_Dsil_1.4, whole genome shotgun sequence, one region contains:
- the LOC119431573 gene encoding putative nuclease HARBI1 produces MAGELEAERATGLSVERKLCALRFFATGSKRRREQGDDRVSQSTGSECVRRVAEAVVNSGVRNKCDHFPKTSEEKAAVKEGFLRRGAIPGVIGCTDGSLIAIIAPKGDRKGYYAENFMFICDADMRILTVYPMRPGSDHDSFVRRTTWLRRRFQAGRIANPGVYLIVVNLPLVKAVLSAPFPFSCKWQRLPLGSVAPDPSSRPSSDTK; encoded by the exons ATGGCGGGGGAACTAGAAGCGGAGCGAGCGACGGGACTGTCGGTGGAGCGGAAGTtgtgcgcgctgcgcttctttgccACCGGGAGCAAGCGCCGTAGGGAGCAAGGAGACGATCGGGTGTCGCAGTCGACCGGGAGcgagtgcgtgcgacgcgtggccGAGGCTGTCGTAAACTCAGGGGTCCGCAACAAGTGTGACCATTTTCCGAAGACGTCCGAAGAAAAGGCCGCCGTGAAGgagggtttccttcggcgcgGCGCTATTCCCGGCGTGATCGGATGCACGGACGGTAGCCTCATTGCCATTATCGCACCCAAGGGTGATCGCAAGGGCTACTACGCCGAAAACTTCATGTTC ATCTGCGACGCGGACATGAGGATCCTAACCGTGTATCCCATGCGACCGGGGTCGGATCACGACTCATTCGTCAGGCGGACGACATGGCTGCGCCGGCGGTTCCAGGCGGGGCGCATCGCGAATCCCGGTGTGTACCTCATCG TTGTCAACTTGCCTCTCGTCAAAGCAGTACTCAGTGCACCATTTCCATTTTCATGCAAGTGGCAGCGGCTACCCCTTGGATCCGTGGCTCCTGACCCCAGTTCCCGGCCATCCTCAGATACGAAATAA
- the LOC119431469 gene encoding uncharacterized protein LOC119431469: MTYGKKTQAAFLTCSALLLLSTGRATVAATFPSGYFYPRAYLSGPAQHTASPSTQHQFYAASSPVATSSSSKSGTTYVIRSLREGEMIKPEQTTMSGGFDAYASSPVLSAAFPNYERNFNYVRPYLSGPVMAPWQFVH, from the exons ATGACTTACGGG AAGAAAACGCAAGCTGCTTTCCTGACCTGTAGTGCGCTACTGTTGCTATCGACGGGcagagcaaccgtggcggctacTTTTCCAAGTGGGTACTTCTACCCGCGGGCCTACCTGAGCGGCCCCGCTCAGCACACGGCGAGTCCCAGCACGCAGCACCAGTTTTATGCTGCCAGCAGTCCTGTGGcgacaagcagcagcagcaagagtgGCACGACATACGTGATCCGCTCGCTCCGGGAAGGCGAGATGATCAAGCCCGAGCAGACAACCATGTCGGGCGGATTCGACGCATACGCTAGCAGCCCGGTGCTGTCAGCAGCGTTCCCCAACTACGAGCGGAACTTCAACTACGTCAGGCCTTATCTCTCAGGGCCGGTGATGGCACCATGGCAGTTTGTTCACTGA
- the LOC119431370 gene encoding loricrin-like gives MQVATSVALTAATIALASPFGGGGGGGGGWKMMGGGGGPKGSMGSPMKNKFRTGSVYLIKELHPIGGPGKGGMMMMGGGGWKPMMGGGGGGGGWKPMGGGWKMGGGGHGGWMGGGGGGGGGGIPSWMRMATVVLNHGGGSGGGGWKMGGGSGGGGWKMGGGSGGGGWKMGGGGGSGGWKMGGGGGSGGWKMGGGGGGGGGGGKAGTTYIIIKKGSGSSGGGGGGGGGKSGGMGGHLSSLTSLFSGHGGGGGGGGHGGSGGGGGGSGWWM, from the coding sequence ATGCAGGTCGCCACCTCGGTTGCGCTAACTGCGGCTACCATTGCTCTGGCCTCACCCttcggtggtggcggcggtggcggcggtggctggAAAATGATGGGAGGAGGCGGCGGCCCCAAGGGCAGCATGGGCTCGCCCATGAAGAACAAGTTCCGCACCGGAAGTGTGTACCTCATCAAGGAGCTCCACCCGATCGGCGGCCCAGGCAAAGgaggaatgatgatgatgggaggCGGCGGCTGGAAGCCCATGatgggcggcggcggcggtggtggcggctggAAACCCATGGGTGGCGGATGGAAGATGGGAGGCGGAGGCCACGGAGGATGGATGGgaggcggcggaggcggcggagGTGGTGGTATCCCTAGCTGGATGCGAATGGCAACTGTCGTGCTCAACCACGGTGGAggcagcggcggcggaggatGGAAGATGGGTGGAGGCAGCGGTGGAGGTGGATGGAAGATGggcggtggcagcggcggtggcGGATGGAAGATgggaggcggcggcggcagtggcggATGGAAGATGGGAGGCGGTGGCGGCAGTGGCGGATGGAAGATGggaggaggcggcggcggcggcggcggcggcggcaaggcCGGCACCACGTACATCATCATCAAGAAGGGCAGCGGCagcagtggcggcggcggcggcggcggcggcggcaagtcTGGTGGCATGGGCGGCCACCTCAGCAGCCTAACTAGTCTCTTTAGCGGTCACGGCGGCGGAGGCGGAGGTGGTGGCCATGGCGGCAGcggaggaggcggcggcggcagcggctgGTGGATGTGA